The Triticum aestivum cultivar Chinese Spring chromosome 7B, IWGSC CS RefSeq v2.1, whole genome shotgun sequence genome window below encodes:
- the LOC123161215 gene encoding ankyrin repeat-containing protein NPR4-like, translating to MVELLKHCPDAAEMVDSKGRNAFHVAVTSGKVDALKRLLKHVRPEEIVNRVDHGGNTPLHLAAALSRVQSALLLIKDRRVNPCVLNRDGQSARSLIEKRGASGEEMDTYEMYLWKKLKKHEACRCQKQQLPPIATYQSLRGRRAGHDEYFKHSVETYTLVATLIATVSFAATFTMPGGYSQTEGTAIHGHTALFKIFVISNTVAMCSSVVVVFCFIWAWRDPVKFKLDQLMWGHRLTIVACLAMVVSLMTAVYITVAPTARWPAYVVIAIGASTPAMVFLILGKEALYIPL from the coding sequence ATGGTGGAGCTGCTGAAGCACTGCCCCGACGCGGCGGAGATGGTGGACAGCAAGGGCAGGAACGCCTTCCACGTCGCCGTCACCAGCGGCAAGGTGGACGCCCTCAAGCGCCTGCTCAAGCACGTCCGCCCCGAGGAGATCGTCAACCGCGTCGACCACGGCGGCAACACGCCGCTGCACCTCGCCGCCGCCCTGTCGCGCGTCCAATCGGCGCTGCTCCTCATCAAGGACCGCCGCGTCAACCCTTGCGTCCTCAACCGGGACGGCCAGTCCGCGCGCAGCCTCATCGAGAAGCGCGGCGCCAGCGGGGAGGAGATGGACACCTACGAGATGTACCTGTGGAAGAAGCTCAAGAAGCACGAGGCCTGCAGGTGCCAGAAGCAGCAGCTGCCTCCCATCGCCACCTACCAGTCGCTGCGCGGCCGGAGGGCTGGCCACGACGAGTACTTCAAGCACAGCGTCGAGACCTACACGCTGGTGGCCACGCTCATCGCCACCGTCAGCTTCGCCGCCACCTTCACCATGCCGGGGGGTTACAGCCAGACCGAGGGCACGGCCATCCACGGACACACGGCGTTGTTCAAGATCTTCGTCATCTCCAATACAGTGGCCATGTGCAGCTCCGTCGTCGTCGTCTTCTGTTTCATCTGGGCGTGGCGGGACCCCGTCAAGTTCAAGCTGGACCAGCTCATGTGGGGCCACAGGCTCACCATCGTTGCCTGCCTCGCCATGGTCGTCTCCCTCATGACTGCCGTTTACATCACCGTTGCACCCACGGCAAGGTGGCCTGCGTACGTTGTGATCGCCATCGGAGCTAGCACTCCCGCCATGGTGTTCCTCATTCTTGGGAAAGAGGCATTGTACATCCCACTATAG
- the LOC123161216 gene encoding ankyrin-3-like: protein MDPALHAAAVQGSVASLRKLAAERPDILGSKTPQENTALHIAAELGHAGFAEEALGLDHKLLVSKNADGDTPLHLAARSGKVGVVELLIAHSFATARDGQTGEPSPSTPGSAVAQGPLLMANKAGDTPLHQAVQHGWSAVALKLLDAEPSCGHALDAKKLSPLHIAAREGLVDVVSKIVSHPWVRERFVPSDSVSGTALHQAVLGGHSRKYRLIFVDHVLYRVTATWRGKQVWWRYCSRRRRRIRSR from the coding sequence ATGGACCCAGCGTTGCACGCGGCTGCGGTGCAGGGGAGCGTGGCGAGCCTGAGGAAGCTGGCGGCCGAGCGCCCCGACATCCTTGGCTCCAAGACGCCCCAGGAGAACACCGCACTGCACATCGCCGCGGAGCTCGGCCATGCCGGCTTCGCGGAGGAGGCCCTGGGTTTGGACCACAAGCTGCTCGTCAGCAAGAACGCCGACGGCGACACGCCGCTGCACCTGGCGGCCAGGTCGGGGAAGGTGGGCGTGGTGGAGCTGCTCATCGCACACTCCTTCGCCACCGCGCGGGATGGACAGACCGGGGAACCTTCCCCGAGCACTCCTGGTAGCGCGGTGGCGCAGGGGCCTCTGTTGATGGCCAACAAGGCCGGCGACACCCCGCTGCACCAGGCCGTGCAGCACGGCTGGAGCGCCGTGGCGCTCAAGCTGCTGGACGCCGAGCCCAGCTGCGGCCACGCGCTCGACGCGAAAAAGCTGTCGCCGCTGCATATCGCCGCCCGGGAGGGCCTCGTGGACGTCGTGAGCAAGATTGTCAGCCATCCCTGGGTCCGTGAGAGGTTTGTACCCTCCGACTCTGTCAGCGGCACCGCCCTGCACCAGGCCGTCCTCGGCGGCCACAGCCGTAAGTATCGCCTTATTTTCGTTGATCATGTACTGTATCGTGTAACTGCAACGTGGCGAGGCAAGCAGGTGTGGTGGAGATATTGCTCGAGGCGACGCCGGAGGATCAGATCGCGCTGA